Proteins from one Streptomyces sp. NBC_00289 genomic window:
- a CDS encoding tyrosine-type recombinase/integrase yields the protein MALAVVRSIGSGRELRSEQEREDFEQELVDQYALAMVGAGWADSTIAGERGMIFEFLRFLGRSVWTAQPADADRFLAYQRRDRALAKSTVQKKALAIAGLYDFLLLRYQGDIHALTGHALVQPIDEFNRPARIGGDSVRVPPTDPEVEHLFTNWGATLPGVRKFLPAARNYFAASLWRRGGLRINETVMLDIRDWRPDLGSHGKLHVRYGKGSRGRGPKTRFVSAINSIDSLMNWWLTDIRHQFGDDWQRSDAPLLPSERRDPLTGYCTRVGDDALRSGLAQAVATWLPEWNDRLTPHGLRHYCASSLYLRGLDLKAIQELLGHEWLATTTRYIHVHNDHIERAWEDANERVTARFCGEAR from the coding sequence ATGGCGCTGGCGGTTGTCCGTTCGATCGGCTCCGGACGCGAGCTGCGCTCGGAACAGGAGCGAGAGGACTTCGAGCAGGAACTGGTGGATCAGTACGCGCTGGCGATGGTCGGAGCGGGATGGGCCGACAGCACCATCGCAGGCGAGCGCGGGATGATCTTCGAGTTTCTGCGGTTCCTGGGACGCTCGGTATGGACGGCCCAGCCTGCTGACGCAGACCGCTTCCTGGCCTACCAGCGAAGAGATCGGGCCCTGGCCAAGTCGACGGTGCAGAAGAAGGCGCTGGCCATCGCCGGACTCTACGACTTCCTCCTGCTGCGCTATCAAGGCGACATCCACGCCCTGACTGGGCACGCGCTGGTCCAGCCGATCGACGAGTTCAACCGGCCGGCGCGGATCGGCGGCGATTCGGTACGAGTGCCGCCGACCGATCCGGAAGTGGAGCATCTCTTCACGAACTGGGGCGCCACACTCCCCGGTGTCCGCAAGTTCCTCCCGGCCGCGCGGAACTACTTCGCTGCGTCCCTGTGGCGCCGCGGAGGGCTGCGGATCAATGAAACCGTCATGCTCGACATCCGGGACTGGCGTCCCGACCTGGGATCCCACGGCAAACTGCACGTCCGGTACGGCAAAGGCAGCCGCGGACGCGGACCGAAGACCCGGTTCGTGTCCGCGATCAACTCCATCGACTCGCTCATGAACTGGTGGCTGACCGACATCCGTCACCAGTTCGGCGACGACTGGCAGCGCTCGGACGCACCGCTGCTGCCCAGTGAGCGCCGCGACCCCCTCACCGGATACTGCACCCGAGTGGGTGACGACGCACTCCGCTCTGGCCTGGCCCAGGCCGTGGCGACCTGGCTGCCGGAGTGGAACGACCGACTCACCCCACACGGGCTGCGGCACTACTGCGCGTCCTCGCTCTACCTGCGCGGCCTCGATCTCAAGGCCATCCAGGAACTCCTTGGCCATGAATGGCTCGCCACCACGACTCGTTACATTCACGTCCATAACGACCACATCGAGCGGGCCTGGGAGGACGCCAACGAGCGCGTCACCGCCCGGTTCTGCGGAGAGGCGAGGTGA
- a CDS encoding helix-turn-helix transcriptional regulator, giving the protein MRWQLRMRAAEQGIWKSTELRRRLSEAGLEISAGKMSALWTGTPTTIRLDDLDVLCAVLECSPTDLLICEPDKVAARKPAQPAEAVGGPVITPRFGRNRSAPPA; this is encoded by the coding sequence ATGCGCTGGCAACTTCGCATGAGAGCAGCCGAACAGGGCATCTGGAAGTCCACCGAACTGCGCCGCCGGCTCTCCGAAGCCGGCCTGGAGATCAGCGCCGGCAAGATGTCGGCGCTGTGGACCGGTACTCCGACGACCATCCGGCTCGATGACCTCGACGTGCTCTGCGCCGTCCTGGAATGCAGCCCCACCGACCTGCTTATCTGCGAACCGGACAAAGTCGCGGCCCGCAAACCGGCACAGCCCGCCGAGGCAGTGGGCGGGCCGGTGATCACGCCGCGGTTCGGGCGCAACCGCTCGGCGCCCCCGGCATGA